ATATTCACTTGAGCCATCCGGGCGCATCGTCCAGATCATCTCTGAAAGGAGGTCCAACACCACTTCGGCATGACCTGATAGTTCTGCCGGGGTTGTATGTGCTGTGGGATGGTTTTGACTAAGGCAATACGATAGAGCGGACTGGAAAGCAGCTCCTTCACTGTCTGAATCCTGGATAAAGAACGTCGGCATCTGTAGGACCCTCCCAGCGAATTGGATGCGTTGTAGCTCGCAACACAACCGGATTTATTAGCCGCATTACTCGACAGGCTTTACGCGAAACGTGCCACGTCGAGCCATATTGGAAATCAAGTATCGTCCTGAACGCTTGGTTCTACAAGCATTTTGTGTGGATCCGCCATGCGGCATCGACAGCGTTCCTCTGAGCCAGTCTCGATATCCAGAGATTCGGGCCGCAGAGGATAGCTCTGCAACTTGATGCGATTTCCGGTTGAGGTGATGGCTTCGCAGCCCACAAGAACTATGTCTATCGCGTCGGCATAACCTGCCACTTTCCGCTCATCACGGCTGACAAAGTTTTTGCCTGTGGCCCGGCGAGTAGCTTCTCCACTTCCGCATTACAGATGCCCGGCATCCTCGATGCGGGTGTTGCGATCGTTGATATGAGGCAGATAGCTCCTACAGTCGCTACAATGCTTGGGGCCGCACTTCCAACGGCTCACATGCCAGCTATAGGCTATAAGTCCTATGGCCTGATATGGAACCTGAACCCTCGGATGCACATTGCATCTTCTGCAACCACCACCAGACTCTACCGAAACGAGACTCGACCACATGACGACACTCGACCGCAGATCCTTTCTCAAATCTGCCATGATTGCAGCCGCAGGCGCTACGAACCTCCACATGCTTGCCGCTCAGACGGCTCCGCTGATTGCTCCTAAATCCCCCAATGACAATATCCACCTGGCCCTTATCGGCGCAGGCATCCAGGGTCAGGGAGACACCAAGACCGCTCTCCAGGTTCCCGGCGTCAAGCTCGTCGCCGTCGCCGACTGCTACGACGGACGTCTCGCTCACGCTAAAGAGCTTTGGGGAGCCGACGTCTTCACCACGCGAGACTATCGCGAGATCCTCGCTCGTCCAGACGTGGATGCCGTCCTGATCGCCACGCCCGACCACTGGCACAAACAGGCCGCTGTCGATGCCATGAAGGCGGGCAAAGATGTCTATCTCGAAAAGCCCATGATCCATCTCTACTCCGATGGGCCGGAGATTATCGACACGGCTCGATCGACCGACCGCATCCTGCAGGTGGGGAGCCAGCGTGTGAGCAACGTCGCCTACTCGAAAGCCAAGGAGCTTCTTGCCGCTGGAGCTATCGGCAAGCTCAATACTGTCAATGCGCGTTGGGATCGAAACTCCTCTATGGGCGCGTGGAACTATACCGTTCCCCTCGATGCCTCGCCTGAGACCTGTGACTGGCCTCGCTTTCTCGGCACTGCCCCTAAGATCGCCTGGAACCCTGAGCACTTCTTCCAGTGGCGTAAGTGGAAGGCTTATGGGTCCGGCGTCGCTGGCGACCTCTTCGTCCACCTCTTCAGCGGAACTCACTTCATCACCGGCTCTCACGGCCCCACTCGCGCCATGGGCACCGGGTCCGTACGCTACTGGAAGGACGGCCGCGACGCCGATGATGTGATGCTCGCCCTCTTCGACTATCCCGAAGGATTTAACCTCTCGCTCCGCGTCAACTTCGTCAATGGAGGCGAAGAGAGCGAAGGCTTCCTTTTTACCGGCGACGAAGGCACCATGGAGATCGCAGGCAACAGCGTCATCGTCACGCGTGTTCCGCATGAGAGAGACCCCGGCATGACCATCGGCACCTTTACGAATGACATGCAGCGGCAGCTCACCGCAGAGCACGGCAGGAAGTACCCCGTCGAACATCCCGCTGGCTCTACCTATGCCGCAGTTGAAAATTACTCCGCGCCCCGCGGCTACTCCGACAGCTACGACCACTTCCACAACTTCTTTAACTCTGTTCGCACTCGCAGGCAGCCGGTGGAAGACGCAACCTTCGGCTTCCGCGCCGCCGGTGCCGCGCTGCTCTCGAACCTCAGCATTGAGAAGGACGCCATCGTTCACTGGGATCCCGAAACCATGAAGCTGGCGTGATGACGCCGGCATGATTGCCATGCGGATACGAGATATCTTCTCCTGAATCTATTCGGGACCATTCACATATAAAGGATCTCCATGAGATATTGCACGCTTCACCTCGCTTTGATCGCGACACTCTGTGCTGGCACTGCCGTTGCTCAGGAAAATGGAAAAGGCACCGAAGTCCGCCTCCAAAAGCCGGGCAACGATCCCGACGGCACGCCCCGCATCGCCTTCCTGTCACACCGCCTTGGAAGCGATCATGCTGAAGGAATCTCCGCCCTCGACATAAACGGCGATGGCTTCAACGACCTGCTTAGCGGAGCCTACTGGTATGAGAATCCCGGCGCTCATGGCGGTGACTGGAAGCAGCACCAGTTCCGCGCCGTCGGCACGCATGAGGAGTTTGTCTCCGACTGCGGCGAGTGGATCGTCGATGTGGACCATGATGGGCTGCCGGATCTCGTTACTGCCGGTTGGATCGCTAACGGTCTCTGGTGGTACAAAAACCCTGGTGCATCCGCTGCGCCCGGCACCCTCTGGCAACGCGAGAAGATCACCGATAGCTACGACACCGAGGGCGGCGCTTTCGCTGATATCAATGGCGACGGTAAACCCGATGTGGCTCTGGCCCACTATGACAAGGGCGGCATCCTCTGGGTAGACTTCAGCGGTCCCAGGCCGAAGGTGCATCACGTCGACAAAGACCAGCATGACGGCCACGGCATTGGCGTTGCCGACGTCGATGGAGATGGCAAGGCCGATCTCCTCACCCCTTATGGCTGGTATAAAAACATCGACGCAAACAGCGATCAGTGGGAGTGGCATGGCGACTGGCGACTCGGCGATGCCGGTTTCCCCATCCTTGGCTACGATGTCAATCACGACGGCAAGATGGATCTCATCTATGGTCAGGGGCACGGCTACGGGCTCTTCTGGCTGGAGCAGAGCGGCTCCGGCGCAGGCCGCAGGTGGACTCAACACCTCATTGATGAGTCCTTCTCGCAGTCGCACGCTCTTCGGCTCGCGGACATCGACGGCGATGGACAGCCCGAGCTTATCACCGGCAAGCGTTATCGTGGCCACTCCGGCAACGATGCCGGATCGTACGATCCCGTCGTTCTCTATGCTTATCGCATTGGAAAGACCGGCACGTTCACGAGGTTCACGCTCTCTTACAACGGCACCGCCAGCGCAGGCACGCAGATCCTGGCGGAGGACTTCGACCACGATGGCGATCTCGATATAGCCACTGCCGGGAAGTTAGGGGTTCACTTTCTTGAGAACCTCAAGGTTGCTGACAACGTCCCCAAAACCACTCGCGAGGCCCAGCAGCCCATCGAGCGAAAATGGCCCTTCCCCGGTGAAGGGCAAGAGGTTCCCCAGGAGGAAAACCCCAGTAAGAAGCAGTAACGGCGAGCTTGTAAATTTGCCCAGGGCCGACGGCGTTTCGCTGTTGGGCCTGGGGCAAGTTTATGGCGGCCGCCTAATGTCTTGGCAGGGCAGCCAGAGAGGAGTTGCGCCAAATCTTGATGTCGCTCCCGACGTGATCGATCATGGCGTATAAGAGCCATTTCCCGTCGGGAGAGATGACCAGGCGCGGCGTTCCTAAAGCCAGAGATTGCGGAAGTTCGACAAGCTCCTCGATCTGCCGGGTGCGGAAAGCGTAGGTGAAGAACTTTGCCAATGATTGTCCCCCAATGGCAAAGTAGATGCCTTCCTTCGGCTCGCGGAACTCGCGATCAGTGCAGAGGCTCGCCACCAGGGTTGAGATCGCGTCCGATTTTCTGAAGGAGTGTGGCTCGACGAAGCAGCTGACAGGTCTGGTAGATCCAGGGCCGGTTTCTTCGCAGGCAGCTCAGTGAACTCCGCCAGATAGCCGCCTTTGGGGATGATGATTCGTACCGTCTCATCCGGGTTTCCGCTGGCAGCATATGCCTCCAGATTTGCCCTGAGCCGCCTCGCTTCGCTACGGACAATATTGTCCAGCTTCGGGTCCCAGTCCCGAGGCCGGTCGAAGACCTCGATGCAGATCTGCCTCTCTTTCAGGGCCTCTACATTTTCCTCGAGGGACTGTTCGAGAACGAATCTGAGGAAGCGCGCCGTTCGGTCAGCGCGTGCGAACTCAGCGCTGACGACAAGGCGTTCGAGCTGCGCTCGTATCTTTTCGTGCCGCGCCTCCATCGCAGAAAGGTTCACCAAATCCCACGTCATCTTCACATTGAGCCGTGCACAACGATGGCCGCAACGCGATTGAAACGGGAGTGAGCCCTGCGGCGACTAAGCTCCTTGCCCAGATTTCACATGCGAATCTTCCGGGGACTTCCAGCAACTACTCGATGGCGGGTACCGGAGCAGGGTCTAACGCCAGCAAGACACAGTTCGGACCACGCCTGGGACTCGCGTATCGCTGGAAGGATAAGGCTTCCAAACAGCAGCCAGATGTCCGTGAACTCATTCCCGCACTTACCGATAAGTTTCATCTCATTGCTCCTGATTACATCGGCTTTGGTCACTTCGAGGCTCCATCGCGGTATGAGTTCCAATATACGTTCGACAATCTTGCAGCACACTTGCGTGGTTTGCTCGACCAACTTGGTCTTACGTCATACGCCCTTTATATGCAAAACTACGGCCGCCCAGTTGGGTTCCGTCTCTTCGCGGAAAAGTCGGAACAGGTAAAGGGCTTCATTATCCAGAACGCTAATGCGTACATAGAGGGCGTTGGTGAGTTGCCGAAGCAGGTTCTCAGCCCACTGTGGGAGAATCGCAATGCAAAGACGGAGGAACCGGCAAAGGAGTTCCTGAGTGCGGCCTCGACCATGTTCAACTAAATTGTCGGAGCGCGCTAAAGAGAACATCAACCCCGACAACTGGTTTTAGATCAGGCATTTCTAGACCGTCCCGGCACGCAGGCGTATCAGATTGACCTGCTGGAGAACTACAAGACGAACGAGGCATCGTATGACAGTTGGCAGGTGGCCTTCCGTACTCACCAGCCGAAGACGCTCATCCTGTGGGGCACGAAGGATTCATTCTTTGTGCCACCGGGAGCCGAAGCTTGCCTGCGTGATTTGCCAAAGGCAAAGCTCGTTTGGCTGGACTCGGGCCACTTTGTGCTCGATGAGAATCTGCACACCGTTGCGGAAGAGATTAAGGCTGCTTTTGCTGGCTAGATATCCATGCTCCAGAATAAAAATATAAGTGAGAACCGCTGACTGCGTGATGGTGATAATAGCCAGCACGCAACGGTATCTCAGAATTAAAGCTAACGATAATCTCTGAGTGTGAGCTTCATTCTCATGGCAAGGTTTACCGCAAAAAGTCCGCAATGAGTTGAATCACAGATGATGGCCCCAGCGGAAGTGGAGATACTCCTCGAGTCCAATCAGGAAAAGAGTTGCGACGGACAGAAGGAGTTGCATCCGCTCCATGCGCAGCTTCTTTTTTGTGGGAGGAGTCTGACGCCACTGGGATGCAGGGCGTCGGCGAAGCCGACGAACCTGCGCCAGAACCAGCAGGTTCAGCGATGTCGCAAGCAAGGCAAACAGAATCATTGGCACGCGAATCCAGTCGGCATGAAATCGATCCAGAATATTTCCTACAGAGGCGCTCACGAGAAGTGAGCTAATCCCAAGCGTCAATCGGATGCCATCAACAGCGGCGAAGAAGGTGCAGATGCTCTGCAACACCGCGAAGAAGAGACTGGACCAAGCAATAGCAACTGGAATCGCACTATTTCTGACAGATGACTCCTGTCCGGCGGAAATATCTGTACTTACCGTCTTCGATTGCGAAATTTGCATAGGATTCGGTTTCGTCTCAATTTTAGATTGTGCAGAGTGAGACGGACAGGTTGCCTGTAATTAAGATCCAGAATCTTCTCTAAATGCCTTAACGTCTGACGAGAGGAAGTTACGGGCACAGTTGTGTCTACCGTATCAACTCAGATGGAACTCCCACCAGCCTTGGCAAGATTGAAGGGCTGCCCGAGACCGTTGGTTTCAACGGCATCGCCGCACTCTAATACCAGACAAACCAACGCCGCGACGGATTCGTCGCGGCGTTGGCTCTGAGTTCCCGCAATCGACACAACTGGGCGAGGACAAATGGAGAGAGGGCTATTTATGGTTTGCAGAACCAGCCAAGCTCCGCCGCATGAGCGAAGTATTCCTGAACCTTCTCGGCTAGCTGCTGTTCCTTCAAGCGAGTGTCCGCAAACGCTATGCTGAGTGCTTCCATGATCGACAACCCATTGCGTAGGCCGGAAAGTAGCTGAAATGCTTCGCGGTCGATGCGCCGGTAATAGACCAGATCATCGAAGCGATGGACGGCCAGAAAAACCCGGCCACGGCGCATTATGGGAAGCGATGTTCTTTTCCGCAGCCTGTTTCCTGTCGACGCATTGCTGACGATGTCTGTGTCCGGTGTGTCCTTGTGCACGGCCATCACCAACTCGTCGACGGGATACATCAGCTCGAGCAGTTGGATATGCGGCTGGAGAGCGACGCGCGTTTCAGCGCCCAATATCTGGATATCCTCGGCTAAGAGTGGAGCAACGCACCTGCGGTCGAAGGCTTCGACATACGCCCACTCGAGTCTGGCGATATCGACTGCCAGTCTATGCTGCCTCCCAGCGAACTCGCGGTGATTAGCCAGCCAATCCGGCAGCTTGCCGCCAAGGTCACGCAACGTCCACGAAGTCGATGGATTTTCGCGGACGTAGGCTAATACCATGGCGTTGAAGCGCTTTGCGCCAAGGGCTGCATTCAGCGCGGGGAAATCGTCGGATACCGCTTCGATCAAGCGGAACCAGTACTGACGGTTATAAATCTCCAGGCGCTCGAAGGAGGTCAGGTGAGCATTCGGAGTGATGTAACTTGCAGCCAGGTCATTGGTGGAGCTGCCGTCTTCCGTTTCCTGCTGCATCTCGAAGTTCGGCGTCAGCGGGCGGCGCACGTCCTCCGCCATGCGTCGTTGCAGTTCCAGAAGGTTCATACGCTGGCCTCTTCCAGAATTCCAACCGATTGCCTCGTCTGTGTCGCGGCTGCTTTCAAGTAGCGGTTCGCCTTCAGGGCTTCATTGTGAACTTCCTCGAACGAAGGAATATTGTCGTCCCACTCCAGCAATGTTGCCGTCGGGCCGATCCTCTCGATCGCACGCGCATACATCTTCCACACGGGATCGAGCACCGGATGATCGTGCGTGTCGAGCGTATACTTCTCGAACCTGGAATGCCCGGCAATGTGAATCTGGGCGACTCGCTCCACGGGGATGCTATCGACGTATACCATCGGATCGAACCCGTGATTCTGCGATGAGACGTAGATGTTATTTACATCGAGAAGAATTCCGCAGTCGGCCGCATGAACGACTTCGTTCAGGAACTCCCACTCAGTCATCTGCGACTCGTGGAACTCTGCGTAGCTGCTGACATTCTCGACCGCAACGGGAATCTCAAGGTAATCCTGAACCTGCCGGATGCGCTCTGCGGTCGTTCGAACCGCTTCGAAGGTGTACGGCAATGGGAGCAGATCGTGCGTGTAGCAGCCATCGACGCTTCCCCAGCAAAGATGGTCAGAGAGCCAAGGAGTCTTGGTACGTTTCGTCAGCTCCTTGAGCTTCCGAAGATGGTCCCGATTCAGGGACTGCGCGGAGCCGAAGTACATCGAGACTCCGTGCTGGACAACGCGGTATCTCTCCAGGATCTGGTCGAGCATCTTCAGAGGGCGCCCGCCATCGACCATGTAGTTCTCGGAGATGATCTCAAACCAATCGACGACCGGCTTCTCCGAAAAGATGTGGTCATAGTGGGGGATTCGCAGTCCGATCCCAACGCCGTATTCGGTAAATCCATTAAAGCGGTTGGCCGGCATGATTGCTCCTTTACGCAAGACAGGCAAAATTGGAGGCCTGAACCATCTCAGACCTCCAACAGAGAACCAAACTATGCCTTGGACTTGGAACCGTCGGTCGCACAGTCGCCCTTGCCCTTGCAGGAGTTCTTGCCGGGGTGCTTGCCGCCGCCCTGCCCCTTACAGTCGTTCTGTCCTTTGCAGGCATGCTTCGGCAGTGGGGCCTTATCGTCGCTGACGAGCAAGACGCCGAGCCCAGCGGAGGCGCTGGTGGCAGCACCGGTGTTGGGCGAAACCGGCTGGGCGTTGAGGCGGGCAGCGGTACCGCCAAGCAGGCCTGCGAATGCCGCAGCCAGAGCCAGAGAGCTTACTGAAGTCGTCTTCATAGAAAGTTCCTTTCTTGGTTAAGGCCAGGCCTTGCGCACTGGACGTTGCGGTCGCGGACACGGGGAGACGGAGCGAGAGTAGCAGGCTGCATTGATCTGGGAAGCCCTCTCGCCATCTCTTGTACCGCGTATTGGAGAGTTGAGGCGGCAAATGGTTACAGCCTGTGCTGAATTTTAGCTCCCGGCAGTATCCTCTCATCCTGAGAAGAGATTTGGACAGACCGTGATCAGCCATTGCGAAGAACTATCACCGCAATTCCAACAATTTGCATTTCCGTCGTAACCAAATTTTATCTATTCGCTCTAATGAGCGATGAGAAGAGCCGCCGATCCGGAATACCGCCCGGGCTCTATCGCAACGAGGTTATTCATGAGTAAGCTGGTTCGCGTGTATTATCGCTTTTCGACGGCTTTATCTATGCTGCGCTCTCCCATGCTGCTGGCCGTGCGCCTCTATTGGGGCTTTCAATTTGCCCAGACCGGCTGGGGGAAGCTGCACCACCTGGAAAAGATCACAGGGTTCTTTGCGAGCCTTAATATTCCTTTTCCCGCGTTCAACGCCCATTTCGTCTCGGGCCTGGAGTTCGTCGGGGGTATCTTGCTCATGCTCGGCCTGGGTTCTCGCATCATCAGCCTGTTTCTCGCCGGTAACATGTTCGTAGCCTACTGGACAGCGGATCACGAGGCACTCACCTCGTTCTTCTCCGATCCCGGTAAGTTTTATGTCGCTGATCCCTATACGTTCCTGTTTGCGTCGCTGATGGTGTTGATATTTGGCCCCGGCCTCTTGGCGGTCGATGCACTGATTGCCAAGAGGGTGAAGGAAACTGCATAGCGAATGACGAACCGGATCGAAAACGAAGTCGAGGCAGCGATGATCGCCTCGATCCTGGCCGGAAATACCCAGATGTATCACGACCTGATTCGCCCCTACGAGCGAAGCGTCTACATGATGGCGCTCTCCTTCGTGAAGAACGAGGCCGATGCAGAGGATATCGCTCAGGAATCCTTCCTGAAGGCTTTTCGCAACCTGTCCAGGTTTCGCGCAGAATCAAGCTTCGGTACCTGGCTCATCAGTATCACTCTCAATGAGGCAAGAAGCCGACTCCGGCGACAGGCAATCGTTCGCATGGAATCACTCGATACCCCTCCCGACGAGGAGGGATCGGTCTCTCCGGCTTTGCTCCGGGATTGGCATGAGATCCCCTCAGAGGCTCTGGAACGGCAGGAGATCCGGCTAATGCTTCAAGAAGCAGTCACCGGTCTTCCCGAGATTTATCGCCAGGTTTTCCTGCTGCGGGATATCGAAGAGCTGAACGTCAATGAAACCGCAGAGGCTCTCAGCATCAGTGTTCCGTCGGTGAAGGTGCGGCTTCACCGAGCGCGCATGATGCTGCAAAAACAACTCATCCCGCATTTGAAGAACGTCCGTCCAGGCCCAAAGAGGAGGTGGCTCCCATGGTTATAGAATGCAAACACGTTTGGGACCACATCTCCGGATATATCGATGACACACTGTCCGAGGAAATCCGGAGAGATGTTCAGAAACATCTCGATCACTGCGAGATTTGCTCGGCCATTTTGGACTCGACTCGCAATATCATCATCCTTACAGCGGATGAGCGCGTGTTCGAATTGCCGGTAGGCTTTAGTGAGCGCCTGCATGCGCGCCTTGACCTCGAACTCAGAACGGCAGGCGGCGGCTAAACGGATGTCAGTGAGTGGAGATCAGTAAGAACCGTGCAAAATGTGGTGCGCGAGACTCTCCGCCACAACCAGCAGAAGAGTCACAACCGACAGTGCAATCTGCACAGTCTCCGAACGGCGCTGCCTGGCGGAGATCGGCTGCATCCTCCACTGCGCTGCGGGGCGGGCGCGAAGAGAACGTATTCGCCACACGACATAAAGGTTGAGGACAGAGCCGAGGATCGCAAAGACAATCATCGGAACTCGAACGATACCGGTATGGAGAGTAAAGGCGAATCCTGGGATGAATGAGGCAGCCGCCAGCGAACTCAACCCGATCAGGAATCGAAGACCACTGATGGTTATGACGGCAGTGCATACACTCTGCAAAAGAATGAGCAGGAAACTCGTCAGACTAAGGAGCCAGCCCCGATTCTGTTGGGCTACAGGAGCCCCAGTGTGATCTGTCACCTTCGCTTTACCTCCTTATGAAACGTTAAAACGCCTCACAGTAGACGCTTGAGTACAACGAAGGTTACAAGCTGGAGTGCTCCGGCCATCGCGAGTTGAATCCATCATGTCTTCTCATTTTCGTAAGACGGGATGAAGTCGCCACTCACGATAGTCGGCCCAAGCTAAGGGCGATATCGCTGTCTCCCCCATAATCCTCATGTCGGCTGTAACTTTTTTCTTTCCGGAAGATCAAACGGATAGTCTTCTATCTTGCAGGTCAAGCGTGGTTAGAGATTGAAGACGGAACAGGCAATGGAACCCAAATTGGATCGGAGATTTCTCTGCTCCACCTCTAAACCAGACAATGAAATTGGGAGAAGACATGGATCGTTTTGCGATATCAGCGACGCTGAAGGCTCGACCGGGGAAAGAGAATGAAGTTGAGCAATTTCTAAGATCCGCCCTGCCTCTGGTAGCTCAGGAAGCTGGCACCAGAGCCTGGTTTGCCTTTCGCATCGCTCCGGCAACGTTCGGGATCTTTGACACGTTCGCCAATGAAGAAGACAGGCAAGCTCACCTGACTGGAGAGATAGCAAAAGCCCTCTTTGCCAAGGCCGAAGAGTTGTTTGCCGAACCGCCGCAGATCCAGCAGCTAGACATCATCGCAGCCAAGCCTCTCGTATAACGGTCAAGCGCCATCGCGAAACTCAGCCTTCTCGATGGCGCTTAAAGCGATAACCCTACAATTGGGATGCAGATCGGTGTGGAATACTGAACGCCGCCGTCTTTGGTCTCTAACCTCAGATCATCATCGTCTCTCAATTTCAATGAGAGACGATGATGATCGTCCACTGGTGTCCATGTTTGCCCAAGAGGGCGGACTTTCAGAAGCGGCGTAAAGCAGTCCGTAAACGGACAACCTATTGGGGCAACGGCTTTAGCATTACGGTGCGTCCGGTAGCGGCGGACGTACGGGCGGCGTCGAGAATCTGCATCACCACCATGTTAGTGTCGAGCGCTGAGAGATCGCCCGTGTCCTTCAGCTCGCCACGCAGCACGGCTGCCAGCAGCCCGAGAGAACTCGCAACGTTGGCCGGAAGCGCAGGCGCTTCGCTTGTCTGCTCCAGCTTTTCTCCATGGAATCGCGTGCGCAGGTTCGATGGACCGACCGTAATAGCCATGCCCCCCGTGCCGTAAAGTTCCATGTCCTTGCGGGCAAAGCTCCAGTTCCACGACGGCATCAATACACTCTGGAGCTTGGGGTAATGAAGGATGATGGTGGCATCGTCCTCAACGTGCGGATAGATCTGAGGCTTGTCAGTTTGAGAGACGGCGGTAACGCTGATCGGGGCCTGCCCGTGCATCAGCACCGTCGTGAGGTCGGCTCCATAGCAGCCGAAGTCGAAGAGGGCGCCAGCGCCGTTGCGCATGGGGTCCGTGAGCCAGGGCAACCACTCCGGCCCAACACCAATCTCGGCCGGGCCTTCGTGGCCGTCATGCACGACGACTTTGCGGACGTCGCCCAGCTTATTGTCTTCAGCCAGCCTCAGAGCCTCGGCGTTGGAGGCATACCAGGTGGTCTCGTAGTTCACGAGCACATGCACCTTGTACTTGCGGGACGCGGCGCGAATAGCCAGAGCATCTTCCATCGTTGTGGACAGCGGTTTTTCGACCATCGACGAGACACCATGCCTGGCGGCAACCTCGATGACGCGGCGATGATCGAGGATAGTCGTGTAGACGAGTACGGCATCGGGATGAGTTGCGACGATGGTCTCGTCGAGATCGGTGTGAAAGAGTGAGTGGTCAAGCGAATACTGCTTCTCATATTTCTCGGCAAGGGCTTTGTCCGGCTCAACGATGGCAACAAGCGTTGCATCCTTGCTCTTGGGCAAGTCGCGCAGGAAACCCTGTACATGGCCGTGGACCAGGCCCACGATCACAACGCGAAGAGGCTTTGACTCCGCATGTAATTGAATCGAGGCCGCGGCCACGATCAGAAGCAGCATAAATTGACGCATATATCGCAAAGTAATTCCTTTCAGTTTGAATCATAGCCCAATGGTTTGCAGGAGTCAGGGAGGTACCGATTGATCGACGCAAGCGTGTTTATGAGGATTCAAACGTATATCGGCTCGCGTGCGCTTGATCTGGATCGCCACTATTGGATTGACGATAGATTCCGAGCGCGACTTGTAATCGCGCACAGTCGTCCGCATCGAAGATGAAAACTTCAAAGTGTTTGACACTCGCCAACATCCAAAGCGCTCGAAGCCGCAACAAGCATCAGATACCATGCGAGCGACTCTGCGTGGTCACATATTTGCCTCGAAACCGCATTTCTCCCCAGCCAGCTTCGCTACCGAGCAGACCACCTTTGGGGTGAAACCATCGCCCCAAAGGTGGTCTGGTTTTCCAATCGCTCGGAAGATCTTGCCGCTGCAAAGGTCGGCTTGCGCAATCCAGGCCATGATCTCGCGCTCGACGAATTCTCTCCCTCAACAAGCTATTTCGGAAGGGGGATCGACACGGCCTTACCGGCTCCACGCTCGGCGATCCAAAGCGTATCTCCCGCAGGTTCGACTCCGGTCGGTGTCTTAAGTCCTTCCTTGAGCACGGTGACGCTTGCCCTGTCGCCGTTGATGGTGAGGGCAGAGATCTTACCGCTGCCATTTTCGGCGACGAAGATCTTTCCATTCGCCGCACGCATCC
This is a stretch of genomic DNA from Granulicella sp. WH15. It encodes these proteins:
- a CDS encoding Gfo/Idh/MocA family oxidoreductase — encoded protein: MTTLDRRSFLKSAMIAAAGATNLHMLAAQTAPLIAPKSPNDNIHLALIGAGIQGQGDTKTALQVPGVKLVAVADCYDGRLAHAKELWGADVFTTRDYREILARPDVDAVLIATPDHWHKQAAVDAMKAGKDVYLEKPMIHLYSDGPEIIDTARSTDRILQVGSQRVSNVAYSKAKELLAAGAIGKLNTVNARWDRNSSMGAWNYTVPLDASPETCDWPRFLGTAPKIAWNPEHFFQWRKWKAYGSGVAGDLFVHLFSGTHFITGSHGPTRAMGTGSVRYWKDGRDADDVMLALFDYPEGFNLSLRVNFVNGGEESEGFLFTGDEGTMEIAGNSVIVTRVPHERDPGMTIGTFTNDMQRQLTAEHGRKYPVEHPAGSTYAAVENYSAPRGYSDSYDHFHNFFNSVRTRRQPVEDATFGFRAAGAALLSNLSIEKDAIVHWDPETMKLA
- a CDS encoding VCBS repeat-containing protein; protein product: MRYCTLHLALIATLCAGTAVAQENGKGTEVRLQKPGNDPDGTPRIAFLSHRLGSDHAEGISALDINGDGFNDLLSGAYWYENPGAHGGDWKQHQFRAVGTHEEFVSDCGEWIVDVDHDGLPDLVTAGWIANGLWWYKNPGASAAPGTLWQREKITDSYDTEGGAFADINGDGKPDVALAHYDKGGILWVDFSGPRPKVHHVDKDQHDGHGIGVADVDGDGKADLLTPYGWYKNIDANSDQWEWHGDWRLGDAGFPILGYDVNHDGKMDLIYGQGHGYGLFWLEQSGSGAGRRWTQHLIDESFSQSHALRLADIDGDGQPELITGKRYRGHSGNDAGSYDPVVLYAYRIGKTGTFTRFTLSYNGTASAGTQILAEDFDHDGDLDIATAGKLGVHFLENLKVADNVPKTTREAQQPIERKWPFPGEGQEVPQEENPSKKQ
- a CDS encoding alpha/beta fold hydrolase; the encoded protein is MHNDGRNAIETGVSPAATKLLAQISHANLPGTSSNYSMAGTGAGSNASKTQFGPRLGLAYRWKDKASKQQPDVRELIPALTDKFHLIAPDYIGFGHFEAPSRYEFQYTFDNLAAHLRGLLDQLGLTSYALYMQNYGRPVGFRLFAEKSEQVKGFIIQNANAYIEGVGELPKQVLSPLWENRNAKTEEPAKEFLSAASTMFN
- a CDS encoding DNA-binding domain-containing protein, with protein sequence MNLLELQRRMAEDVRRPLTPNFEMQQETEDGSSTNDLAASYITPNAHLTSFERLEIYNRQYWFRLIEAVSDDFPALNAALGAKRFNAMVLAYVRENPSTSWTLRDLGGKLPDWLANHREFAGRQHRLAVDIARLEWAYVEAFDRRCVAPLLAEDIQILGAETRVALQPHIQLLELMYPVDELVMAVHKDTPDTDIVSNASTGNRLRKRTSLPIMRRGRVFLAVHRFDDLVYYRRIDREAFQLLSGLRNGLSIMEALSIAFADTRLKEQQLAEKVQEYFAHAAELGWFCKP
- a CDS encoding DUF692 domain-containing protein; amino-acid sequence: MPANRFNGFTEYGVGIGLRIPHYDHIFSEKPVVDWFEIISENYMVDGGRPLKMLDQILERYRVVQHGVSMYFGSAQSLNRDHLRKLKELTKRTKTPWLSDHLCWGSVDGCYTHDLLPLPYTFEAVRTTAERIRQVQDYLEIPVAVENVSSYAEFHESQMTEWEFLNEVVHAADCGILLDVNNIYVSSQNHGFDPMVYVDSIPVERVAQIHIAGHSRFEKYTLDTHDHPVLDPVWKMYARAIERIGPTATLLEWDDNIPSFEEVHNEALKANRYLKAAATQTRQSVGILEEASV
- a CDS encoding DoxX family protein, which codes for MSKLVRVYYRFSTALSMLRSPMLLAVRLYWGFQFAQTGWGKLHHLEKITGFFASLNIPFPAFNAHFVSGLEFVGGILLMLGLGSRIISLFLAGNMFVAYWTADHEALTSFFSDPGKFYVADPYTFLFASLMVLIFGPGLLAVDALIAKRVKETA
- a CDS encoding sigma-70 family RNA polymerase sigma factor, yielding MTNRIENEVEAAMIASILAGNTQMYHDLIRPYERSVYMMALSFVKNEADAEDIAQESFLKAFRNLSRFRAESSFGTWLISITLNEARSRLRRQAIVRMESLDTPPDEEGSVSPALLRDWHEIPSEALERQEIRLMLQEAVTGLPEIYRQVFLLRDIEELNVNETAEALSISVPSVKVRLHRARMMLQKQLIPHLKNVRPGPKRRWLPWL
- a CDS encoding zf-HC2 domain-containing protein: MVIECKHVWDHISGYIDDTLSEEIRRDVQKHLDHCEICSAILDSTRNIIILTADERVFELPVGFSERLHARLDLELRTAGGG
- a CDS encoding antibiotic biosynthesis monooxygenase, with the protein product MDRFAISATLKARPGKENEVEQFLRSALPLVAQEAGTRAWFAFRIAPATFGIFDTFANEEDRQAHLTGEIAKALFAKAEELFAEPPQIQQLDIIAAKPLV